In a genomic window of Hyphomonas sp.:
- a CDS encoding isochorismatase family protein has product MANSLLIQADDICLIRLSTGNEVRPLPCPEIQELSRITSSPLIRFEETIGDFQSSAARLASEVTQTQRQTVLLTGDVLEGGITRAAFCLLVDGFRVFIVSDWCSTAEPQFRADFETRLRNCGAIIVSSRQVINEMAAQCQDSDLRFSLSQLI; this is encoded by the coding sequence TTGGCCAATTCGCTTCTCATCCAGGCTGATGATATCTGTCTCATCCGGCTCTCTACCGGGAATGAAGTCCGACCCTTGCCTTGTCCTGAGATCCAGGAGCTCTCGCGTATAACATCTTCCCCGCTTATCAGATTTGAAGAGACCATCGGCGACTTCCAATCCTCCGCTGCGCGGCTTGCATCCGAGGTCACACAGACGCAGCGCCAGACTGTTCTATTGACCGGGGATGTGCTTGAGGGAGGCATCACCCGCGCCGCCTTCTGTCTGCTCGTTGACGGGTTCAGGGTCTTCATTGTTTCGGACTGGTGCTCAACGGCAGAACCGCAATTTCGGGCTGACTTTGAAACACGGTTGCGTAATTGCGGCGCGATCATTGTCTCAAGTCGGCAGGTCATCAATGAAATGGCGGCTCAATGCCAGGATTCAGACCTTCGTTTCTCGCTCAGCCAACTGATTTGA
- a CDS encoding EthD family reductase, translated as MYKLIVLYKKPQDTEAFFKYYHDVHLPLVRKIPGLERIDVNQVTGSPMGGDPEYFLIVEMCYPDKDTFVQAMKSPENLETGKDVANFAAGLVTVVTAVQQ; from the coding sequence ATGTATAAGCTCATAGTGCTTTACAAGAAACCGCAAGACACTGAAGCATTCTTCAAATACTACCACGATGTGCACCTGCCACTCGTCAGAAAGATTCCTGGCCTCGAGAGGATTGATGTCAATCAGGTGACCGGATCGCCCATGGGAGGGGATCCCGAGTATTTTCTGATTGTGGAGATGTGCTACCCTGATAAGGACACCTTCGTTCAGGCAATGAAGTCTCCAGAAAACTTGGAAACCGGCAAAGATGTAGCAAATTTCGCTGCCGGTCTCGTTACTGTTGTGACCGCTGTTCAGCAATAA
- the paaK gene encoding phenylacetate--CoA ligase PaaK, giving the protein MTKTLTYKPVLDSGEVLSIPDLRALQFERLKSSITHAFQNCLPYRAKCEAAKVGPSDLRALEDLARFPFTAKADLRASYPFGMFAVPQDKIVRVHASSGTTGQPTVVGYTKEDIRMWAGVVARSIRAAGGRSGMKVHIAYGYGLFTGGLGAHYGAEELGCTVIPMSGGQTEKQVQLICDFKPDIIMVTPSYMLAILDEFHRQGIDPRSSSLKIGIFGAEPWTDAMRREIEEAFAIDAVDIYGLSEVIGPGVANECVETKDGPTIWEDHFYPEIIDPNTGEVLPDGETGELVFTSLTKQALPIIRYRTRDLTTLLPGTARNMRRMARITGRSDDMMIIRGVNVFPSQIEELILGTDGLAPHYRIEITRPDRLDQVNIKVEAKPDTHSDVYTPAGIALASAIKTSIGVTTKVTVTPPGQLERSTGKAVRVIDHREEK; this is encoded by the coding sequence ATGACGAAGACCCTCACTTATAAGCCTGTGCTCGACAGTGGCGAAGTCCTGAGCATTCCCGATCTCCGAGCGCTTCAGTTTGAACGGCTTAAATCATCCATTACTCACGCCTTCCAGAATTGTCTGCCTTACCGAGCGAAATGCGAGGCGGCTAAAGTCGGCCCGTCCGACCTGAGAGCTCTTGAGGATCTTGCCAGATTTCCGTTCACGGCAAAGGCCGACTTGAGGGCGAGTTATCCCTTCGGGATGTTTGCTGTGCCGCAGGACAAGATTGTTCGGGTCCATGCATCGTCGGGAACGACTGGCCAGCCAACTGTCGTGGGTTATACGAAGGAAGACATAAGAATGTGGGCGGGCGTCGTCGCCCGTTCGATCCGGGCCGCGGGGGGACGCTCCGGGATGAAGGTCCACATCGCCTATGGCTATGGCTTGTTCACCGGTGGGCTTGGCGCCCACTATGGCGCGGAGGAATTGGGCTGTACTGTTATACCCATGTCAGGGGGACAAACGGAAAAGCAGGTCCAGCTGATCTGCGATTTCAAGCCTGACATCATAATGGTCACCCCCAGCTACATGCTGGCAATCCTCGACGAATTCCATAGGCAGGGCATCGATCCTAGGTCCTCCTCATTGAAGATCGGCATATTCGGCGCAGAGCCCTGGACAGACGCTATGCGCCGGGAAATCGAAGAGGCATTTGCGATCGATGCCGTCGACATTTACGGATTGTCTGAAGTTATCGGACCGGGTGTGGCAAATGAATGCGTTGAAACCAAGGACGGCCCCACGATCTGGGAGGATCACTTCTACCCGGAGATAATCGATCCAAATACGGGGGAAGTTCTGCCAGACGGGGAAACTGGCGAACTCGTATTCACTTCGTTGACCAAACAAGCCCTCCCGATAATCCGTTACCGCACCCGCGATCTGACCACCTTACTTCCTGGAACCGCTCGCAATATGCGCAGAATGGCGCGAATAACGGGGCGCAGTGATGACATGATGATTATCCGAGGCGTAAATGTGTTCCCAAGCCAGATCGAGGAACTCATTCTTGGCACTGACGGACTCGCTCCACACTATCGCATCGAAATTACTCGTCCTGACCGCCTGGATCAGGTCAACATCAAAGTTGAAGCAAAGCCGGATACACATTCAGATGTTTACACCCCGGCAGGCATTGCTCTGGCTTCGGCCATCAAGACCAGCATCGGCGTGACGACTAAGGTCACCGTAACGCCGCCCGGACAGCTTGAACGTTCCACAGGCAAGGCAGTACGGGTCATTGACCACCGTGAGGAGAAATAG
- the paaZ gene encoding phenylacetic acid degradation bifunctional protein PaaZ: MPPRTLSNYYKDDWKSGEADFVDIISAVNGKPVARTSSAGIDFADMVRHGRNVGGPALRAMTFHERAAMLKGLAQALMDRKDDLYAVSRDTGATDRDAWPDIEGGAGTLFSLASKAKRELPNSTIILDGPIEGLSKGGTFVGQHIHTSKLGVAVQINAYNFPIWGMLEKLGPALMAGMPVIIKPATPTAQLAESAVQIMVATGLLPKGAVQLVVGSAGDLLSHLTGQDVVSFTGSAATAAKLKTHPTIIEHSVPFIAEQDSLNASMLGPEVAPDDEEFQLFVKEVSREMTVKAGQKCTAIRRILVPSSLVDAVQDALVQQLSGISIGDPADKATKMGALVSAAQRADVVSRVGELEDEAEIVHGSLDEPTLVGDGAQTGAFMSPVLLRCSSPLSAEKVHSVEAFGPVATLMPYDSVADAIELCRLGGGSLVMSLFTHNKSVAREVVLGTAPFHGRIAIINRDCARESTGHGSPLPVLVHGGPGRAGGGEEMGGVRGIKHYMQRTAIQGSPDILTAITESWVTGAKTDTSTPHPFRYKFGDLEIGKTIETGSRTVSLEDIEHFAEFTGDNFYAHMDEEAAAANPFFPGRVAHGYLILSFAAGLFVDPEPGPVLANYGLDDLRFLAPVTPGETLTVRLTAKSKKKRNDEYGEVNWDVEVTRADGKAVATYTLLTMNAI; this comes from the coding sequence ATGCCCCCCAGGACGTTGAGCAACTATTATAAGGATGACTGGAAAAGCGGCGAAGCGGACTTCGTCGACATCATCTCCGCCGTGAATGGCAAGCCTGTCGCAAGGACCTCGTCTGCCGGAATCGATTTTGCCGACATGGTACGCCATGGGCGTAATGTCGGCGGCCCGGCCCTGCGCGCAATGACCTTCCATGAACGCGCGGCAATGCTGAAAGGCTTGGCCCAGGCACTGATGGACAGGAAGGACGACCTCTACGCTGTATCGCGCGATACGGGTGCCACTGATCGGGACGCCTGGCCCGATATCGAAGGCGGTGCGGGGACACTGTTTTCGCTGGCCTCAAAAGCGAAACGGGAACTTCCAAACAGCACAATCATCCTCGACGGGCCGATTGAGGGTCTCTCCAAAGGTGGGACCTTTGTCGGACAGCATATCCACACCTCCAAGCTGGGGGTAGCCGTCCAGATCAATGCTTACAACTTTCCCATCTGGGGCATGCTCGAAAAGCTTGGTCCGGCCCTGATGGCGGGAATGCCAGTCATTATCAAGCCGGCAACACCTACGGCTCAACTGGCCGAATCTGCCGTTCAGATCATGGTTGCAACGGGCTTGCTCCCTAAAGGCGCGGTTCAACTCGTCGTAGGATCGGCGGGCGATCTCCTCTCGCACCTCACTGGCCAGGACGTTGTTTCCTTCACCGGCTCGGCTGCGACTGCCGCAAAACTCAAGACGCATCCTACAATTATTGAACACAGCGTGCCGTTTATTGCTGAACAGGACTCGCTGAATGCAAGCATGCTTGGTCCGGAAGTCGCACCTGATGACGAAGAGTTTCAGCTCTTCGTGAAAGAGGTTTCACGGGAGATGACCGTAAAGGCTGGGCAAAAATGTACCGCTATCCGGCGTATACTCGTCCCTTCTTCCCTGGTGGATGCTGTTCAGGACGCTCTCGTACAGCAACTTTCCGGTATCTCCATCGGCGACCCGGCCGACAAGGCGACAAAAATGGGCGCTCTGGTCAGCGCCGCGCAGCGCGCTGATGTTGTGTCCAGGGTTGGCGAACTCGAAGACGAGGCGGAAATTGTGCATGGCTCTCTCGACGAACCCACACTGGTGGGGGACGGTGCGCAAACGGGCGCATTCATGTCTCCAGTCCTCCTGCGTTGCTCATCTCCACTCTCGGCAGAGAAAGTCCACTCCGTGGAAGCTTTCGGTCCAGTGGCAACCCTGATGCCCTATGATTCAGTTGCCGACGCCATCGAACTCTGCAGACTAGGCGGCGGATCGCTGGTGATGTCCCTCTTCACCCATAACAAGAGTGTCGCCCGCGAAGTCGTCCTCGGTACGGCGCCCTTCCACGGACGGATCGCGATTATCAACCGCGACTGCGCGAGGGAGTCGACCGGGCATGGCTCACCGCTTCCGGTTCTTGTTCATGGCGGTCCTGGGCGCGCCGGCGGTGGCGAAGAGATGGGCGGGGTGCGTGGTATCAAGCACTATATGCAACGCACCGCTATCCAAGGCTCCCCCGATATACTGACCGCCATCACGGAGTCGTGGGTGACCGGCGCGAAAACCGATACATCCACCCCCCATCCCTTCCGGTACAAGTTTGGCGATCTGGAGATCGGTAAGACAATTGAAACCGGGTCACGAACGGTATCACTTGAAGACATCGAACATTTCGCCGAGTTCACCGGTGATAATTTCTACGCCCACATGGATGAGGAAGCGGCGGCCGCCAACCCCTTCTTCCCGGGCCGGGTCGCACACGGTTATCTCATTCTTTCATTCGCTGCCGGATTGTTCGTTGATCCGGAGCCAGGCCCTGTGTTGGCAAACTATGGACTCGACGATCTGCGCTTCCTGGCACCCGTAACGCCCGGCGAGACTCTGACTGTTAGGTTGACCGCGAAGTCCAAGAAGAAACGAAATGATGAGTATGGTGAGGTGAATTGGGATGTCGAAGTCACACGTGCCGACGGGAAAGCCGTGGCAACTTATACACTCCTCACGATGAACGCGATCTAG
- the paaG gene encoding 2-(1,2-epoxy-1,2-dihydrophenyl)acetyl-CoA isomerase PaaG — translation MTYTTILFDRENGVGRITLNRPDRLNSFTAEMHEEVADALTIVEADDEIRCLLLTGAGRGFCAGQDLSDRAVAPGSESVDLGESVEKRYNPLVRRLSGLQQPVVCAVNGVAAGAGANIALACDIVLAARGAKFIESFSNIGLIPDSGGSWILPRLIGQARALGLALTGDPINSETAEQWGLIWRAVDDAELMPAAIALAERFATGPTRGLARTKQAIRQALNNSLDVQLDLERDFMRELGSSADYSEGVKAFMEKRKPAFTGK, via the coding sequence ATGACCTACACCACAATTTTGTTCGACAGGGAAAATGGCGTCGGGCGGATTACGCTTAATCGGCCAGATCGTCTGAACAGCTTTACAGCTGAAATGCATGAAGAGGTCGCCGATGCTCTGACGATCGTGGAAGCCGATGATGAAATCAGGTGCCTGCTGCTGACCGGAGCGGGGCGTGGATTTTGTGCAGGTCAGGACCTGTCCGACCGTGCTGTTGCGCCAGGCTCAGAATCTGTCGATCTCGGCGAATCTGTGGAGAAGCGTTACAATCCACTCGTGCGCAGGCTTTCCGGTTTGCAACAACCGGTCGTCTGTGCAGTGAACGGCGTTGCCGCAGGGGCCGGGGCGAATATTGCGCTGGCCTGCGACATCGTGCTGGCGGCAAGAGGCGCCAAATTCATCGAGTCCTTTTCGAACATTGGCCTGATTCCTGATAGCGGCGGTAGCTGGATTTTGCCTCGCCTAATCGGCCAGGCCCGCGCTCTCGGATTGGCTCTGACAGGTGACCCAATTAATAGCGAGACGGCGGAACAATGGGGTCTGATTTGGCGCGCCGTCGATGATGCAGAACTGATGCCGGCAGCAATAGCGCTGGCGGAAAGGTTTGCCACAGGTCCGACACGCGGACTTGCGCGCACTAAGCAAGCTATTCGTCAGGCGTTAAATAACTCGCTCGACGTACAGCTCGATCTCGAACGCGACTTCATGCGTGAGCTTGGCTCATCGGCCGACTATAGCGAGGGCGTAAAGGCCTTCATGGAGAAGCGCAAGCCTGCCTTCACCGGAAAATAA
- the paaI gene encoding hydroxyphenylacetyl-CoA thioesterase PaaI: MDASPLEIARYLNERETTSRVWDLKLVDAGPGWATVRMPAKHDMLNGHGMLHGALIFAVADTAFAYACNSRNLASVAFQASVVFLAPVMEGDVLEAHAEETAGQGRSSVYAVTVINQRGEAVAAFQGISRTRGEPVIKFNNED, translated from the coding sequence ATGGACGCCTCCCCGCTCGAAATTGCACGATATCTTAACGAAAGGGAGACGACGTCCAGGGTTTGGGATCTGAAACTCGTCGATGCCGGACCTGGCTGGGCGACCGTTCGTATGCCAGCCAAGCACGACATGCTTAATGGTCACGGAATGCTGCACGGGGCGCTTATTTTTGCGGTTGCCGATACCGCTTTTGCCTATGCATGCAATTCACGAAATCTCGCCTCTGTCGCTTTCCAGGCGTCGGTCGTTTTCCTGGCGCCGGTAATGGAGGGGGATGTGCTTGAAGCGCATGCGGAAGAAACCGCCGGGCAGGGACGAAGCAGTGTCTATGCAGTCACGGTCATAAACCAGCGCGGGGAAGCTGTTGCCGCATTTCAGGGCATTTCGCGAACCCGCGGTGAACCCGTTATCAAATTCAACAACGAGGACTGA
- the pcaF gene encoding 3-oxoadipyl-CoA thiolase produces MPEAFICDAVRTPIGRYGGGLSAIRADDLAALPLKSLMQRNPSVDWERVDDVIMGGANQAGEDNRNVARMAALLAGLPMTVPGVTVNRLCGSGMDAVVMAARAIKAGEAEVIIAAGAESMSRAPFVVAKPDAAFSRNAEMYDTTIGWRFVNTRLKSEYGIDSMPETAENVAEDFAISREDQDAFALESQRRAAAAIVNGRFSREIVPVSVPQRRGDPLLVEADEHPRQTTLEKLASLRPIVKKDGTVTAGNSSGVNDGAAAIIVASEAAVNRFGLSPRARLLAGATKGVPPRIMGIGPAPASKAVLERLELKISSIDVVELNEAFASQSLASLRQLGLPDCADHINPNGGAIALGHPLGMSGTRLVMTAVEELAIRDAKLALCAMCIGVGQGIACVLERVS; encoded by the coding sequence ATGCCAGAAGCATTTATATGCGATGCTGTTCGTACACCGATTGGCCGATATGGCGGGGGCTTGTCTGCCATTCGAGCCGATGATCTCGCAGCACTGCCGTTGAAATCACTGATGCAAAGGAACCCGTCTGTGGACTGGGAGCGCGTCGATGATGTGATCATGGGCGGAGCCAATCAGGCAGGAGAAGATAATCGTAACGTCGCTCGGATGGCTGCATTGCTGGCTGGGCTGCCGATGACTGTTCCAGGTGTGACAGTAAATCGTCTGTGTGGGTCTGGCATGGATGCGGTGGTGATGGCTGCCCGAGCGATCAAGGCGGGTGAGGCCGAGGTGATTATCGCGGCCGGCGCAGAGTCCATGTCCCGCGCGCCATTTGTAGTTGCAAAGCCGGATGCGGCATTTTCCCGCAATGCGGAAATGTACGATACGACGATCGGCTGGCGATTTGTCAACACGCGCCTCAAGAGCGAGTACGGCATCGACTCCATGCCGGAAACTGCCGAGAACGTAGCTGAGGACTTCGCCATCAGCCGCGAAGACCAGGATGCATTTGCTCTCGAGAGTCAAAGGCGGGCTGCTGCAGCAATCGTGAACGGCCGTTTCTCGCGCGAGATTGTTCCGGTATCCGTGCCGCAGAGGCGGGGTGATCCGCTCCTCGTGGAGGCCGATGAGCATCCCAGGCAAACGACGCTTGAGAAACTCGCGTCTCTGCGGCCAATTGTGAAGAAAGATGGCACAGTCACCGCCGGCAATTCTTCCGGAGTGAACGATGGAGCGGCCGCAATCATTGTCGCCTCTGAAGCGGCGGTCAACCGGTTTGGTTTGTCGCCACGGGCGCGGCTACTGGCCGGCGCAACAAAGGGGGTGCCGCCACGCATTATGGGAATAGGACCAGCACCCGCATCGAAAGCAGTGCTTGAACGACTTGAGCTGAAGATAAGCTCCATCGACGTCGTGGAGTTGAATGAGGCCTTTGCCTCGCAGTCGCTTGCCTCGCTGCGTCAGTTAGGCCTTCCAGACTGCGCAGATCATATCAATCCGAATGGTGGAGCCATAGCGCTTGGCCATCCGCTCGGGATGTCGGGAACGCGTCTCGTAATGACGGCGGTTGAAGAGCTTGCCATTCGCGATGCGAAGCTCGCGCTGTGCGCGATGTGCATTGGCGTGGGGCAAGGCATCGCTTGTGTACTGGAGCGCGTCTCTTGA
- a CDS encoding 3-hydroxyacyl-CoA dehydrogenase NAD-binding domain-containing protein has translation MIAPISKHTTDRVVIGICGAGNMGLGIAQVAAKAGASTIVYDNSPAATAQAAERLSGSLEQQVAAGRMSPEQADSVLSLVSWTNRLKDLAEVELVIEAIIEREDVKTELFQSLESIVSESAILATNTSSLSVSALAAKLIHPGRFMGLHFFNPATRMKLVEVVCGLLTDPALSQGASDMMRQWGKSPVPAKDVPGFIVNRVARPFYAEGWRAYEEGVATAAEIDHAFRAIGHYRMGPLELGDLIGHDINFSSAEKIYNAYFGRTRFHPSVSQALLVGAGMLGQKSGAGVYRYGKGETQAQPSFRNGANQAPEQLAKILESPPGKLVSYDGVAVGWSFGPSASALAERQKSPVVLLDHSGNSAGAGCLAAMSSDAAARKKIEALADRPIVHLADRAGGLVFRTQCQLANSAADAIRDFVASADEIDEAMLLGVNYPVGPISWARQAGFGRVCTALDAIADETGEGLYRPSEVLRKLAREQKV, from the coding sequence TTGATTGCCCCCATTTCGAAACACACAACGGATCGGGTTGTCATTGGCATTTGCGGGGCAGGAAATATGGGGCTGGGCATTGCTCAGGTGGCCGCGAAAGCAGGCGCTTCCACTATTGTTTATGATAACTCTCCTGCTGCCACAGCGCAGGCGGCAGAACGACTTTCAGGATCCCTCGAACAGCAGGTCGCTGCAGGCAGGATGTCACCTGAACAGGCAGATTCTGTGCTTTCGCTGGTGAGCTGGACAAACAGACTGAAAGATCTGGCTGAAGTCGAACTCGTGATCGAAGCTATTATCGAACGGGAAGATGTGAAAACCGAGCTGTTCCAGTCGCTGGAAAGCATTGTGTCTGAGAGCGCGATCCTGGCGACCAATACATCGTCGCTGTCTGTATCTGCTTTGGCGGCCAAGCTGATCCACCCCGGTCGGTTCATGGGGCTGCATTTTTTTAATCCTGCGACAAGGATGAAGTTGGTTGAAGTGGTTTGCGGCCTGTTGACAGATCCTGCGCTGTCCCAAGGAGCCTCAGACATGATGAGGCAATGGGGTAAGTCGCCGGTACCGGCAAAAGATGTTCCCGGCTTCATCGTCAACCGTGTCGCAAGGCCATTTTATGCCGAAGGTTGGCGGGCATATGAGGAGGGTGTGGCAACCGCTGCGGAGATCGACCATGCGTTCAGGGCGATCGGCCACTACCGCATGGGTCCGCTGGAGCTTGGTGACCTGATTGGTCACGACATAAATTTCTCGTCTGCCGAGAAAATCTACAATGCCTATTTTGGCCGAACCCGTTTTCATCCGTCGGTGTCCCAGGCTCTCCTAGTCGGGGCCGGCATGCTGGGCCAGAAGTCCGGCGCTGGCGTCTATCGGTATGGTAAAGGGGAGACGCAGGCTCAGCCTTCTTTTCGGAACGGTGCAAACCAGGCCCCCGAACAACTTGCAAAGATACTGGAGAGCCCACCGGGAAAGCTCGTTTCTTATGACGGAGTGGCTGTGGGTTGGTCATTTGGTCCTTCTGCCTCAGCCCTTGCCGAACGACAGAAGTCTCCAGTTGTCCTGCTTGACCATAGTGGCAATTCAGCCGGTGCGGGATGCCTGGCGGCAATGAGCAGCGATGCTGCGGCGCGTAAAAAGATTGAGGCACTGGCAGACCGACCGATCGTGCATTTAGCAGACAGGGCCGGCGGGCTGGTCTTCAGAACGCAGTGTCAACTCGCCAATAGTGCAGCAGATGCCATTCGGGACTTTGTGGCGAGCGCCGATGAGATCGACGAGGCAATGTTGCTCGGTGTGAATTATCCTGTCGGACCGATATCGTGGGCAAGGCAGGCAGGGTTCGGTCGAGTGTGCACAGCTTTAGATGCGATCGCCGACGAAACAGGAGAGGGCCTATATCGGCCGAGCGAAGTGTTACGGAAACTGGCGCGGGAGCAAAAGGTATGA
- a CDS encoding enoyl-CoA hydratase-related protein, which produces MTDQGLEYVRDSEPVEGVRLLQLNRPERRNALATPVLRRLRDLIRDADSDPDIGAIVVTGGADIFAAGADLNELLEKSAADALLEERPAVWRDIRHVSKPVIGAVEGWCLGAGNELLLCMDIAVAGKGAKFGQPETNLGIMPGAGGCVELARRIGRMAAMQLVLTGRVIDAEEALRLGLISQVVEKGEAGQHAVDLAAILASRAPLAIRQAKAAILSASVMPVEQSMDFERQAFCNLLNTEDKVEGISAFLEKRAPVWNGK; this is translated from the coding sequence ATGACGGATCAAGGTTTGGAATATGTCCGTGATAGTGAGCCGGTGGAGGGTGTGCGCCTCTTGCAATTGAACCGTCCGGAACGGCGGAACGCATTGGCGACACCGGTACTTCGCCGACTGAGAGACCTAATCCGTGACGCAGATTCTGACCCCGATATCGGAGCGATTGTCGTAACGGGTGGTGCGGATATCTTTGCCGCCGGGGCAGATTTGAATGAGCTTCTAGAAAAGTCGGCGGCGGATGCACTTCTGGAAGAACGTCCAGCCGTCTGGAGAGATATACGGCATGTTTCGAAACCAGTGATTGGCGCCGTGGAGGGCTGGTGCCTTGGTGCAGGGAACGAATTGCTGCTCTGTATGGACATCGCGGTTGCCGGAAAAGGCGCAAAGTTCGGTCAGCCTGAGACCAATCTCGGCATCATGCCAGGAGCCGGGGGATGTGTCGAACTCGCGCGCCGAATTGGTCGAATGGCAGCCATGCAGCTCGTGCTGACGGGGCGGGTGATCGATGCGGAAGAAGCCCTCCGGCTTGGATTGATCTCGCAGGTCGTCGAGAAAGGCGAAGCCGGACAACATGCCGTGGACCTCGCGGCAATCCTTGCGTCCCGGGCCCCTTTGGCGATCAGACAGGCCAAGGCGGCGATTCTATCTGCTTCGGTTATGCCTGTAGAGCAAAGTATGGATTTCGAGCGTCAGGCGTTTTGCAACCTGCTCAACACAGAAGACAAGGTTGAGGGGATTTCCGCATTTCTTGAGAAGAGAGCCCCCGTCTGGAATGGCAAATGA
- the paaA gene encoding 1,2-phenylacetyl-CoA epoxidase subunit PaaA, with protein MYAQMVESTGKGVRSLEDMDGQERAFQEKINTGVRIEPKDWMPEGYRKTLIRQISQHAHSEIVGQLPEANWISRAPTLQRKAILLAKVQDEAGHGLYLYCAAETLGVSRDEMTAQLLSGKAKYSSIFNYPTLTWADVGAIGWLVDGAAIMNQVPLQRCSYGPYGRAMVRVCKEESFHQRQGFDIMRVLCEGAPEQKSMAQDALNRWWWPSIMMFGPSDEQSVHSAQSMAWGIKLSSNDELRQKFVDQTVPQAEYLGLTIPDGDLEWDESRGSYNFGEIDWDEFFQVISGNGPCNKERMAARTKAWDDGAWFRDGLQAFSERQAVQAIAAE; from the coding sequence ATGTACGCTCAAATGGTCGAATCGACAGGGAAGGGCGTCCGCTCGCTCGAAGACATGGACGGGCAGGAGCGTGCGTTTCAGGAAAAGATCAATACTGGTGTAAGAATTGAGCCGAAGGACTGGATGCCTGAAGGCTATCGGAAGACCCTCATTCGTCAAATCTCGCAACATGCACATTCCGAAATTGTCGGTCAGCTGCCTGAAGCCAACTGGATTTCACGTGCGCCGACTTTGCAGCGAAAGGCAATTCTGCTTGCAAAGGTTCAGGATGAAGCCGGGCATGGCCTTTACCTGTACTGCGCTGCGGAAACATTGGGGGTCAGCCGCGATGAAATGACAGCTCAATTGCTTTCCGGAAAAGCGAAGTACAGTTCCATTTTCAATTACCCAACACTCACCTGGGCCGATGTCGGGGCTATTGGTTGGCTTGTCGACGGTGCGGCAATCATGAATCAGGTTCCTTTGCAGCGTTGCTCATACGGGCCTTATGGTCGCGCCATGGTGCGGGTTTGCAAGGAAGAAAGTTTTCATCAGCGCCAAGGCTTCGATATCATGCGTGTGCTTTGTGAGGGGGCGCCGGAGCAGAAAAGTATGGCTCAGGATGCGTTGAATCGCTGGTGGTGGCCTTCAATTATGATGTTCGGGCCCAGCGATGAACAGTCTGTGCATTCAGCGCAATCGATGGCGTGGGGTATCAAACTTTCATCGAATGATGAGCTGCGGCAAAAGTTCGTCGACCAGACTGTTCCGCAGGCTGAGTACTTGGGGCTAACTATCCCAGATGGCGATCTGGAATGGGATGAATCTCGGGGAAGTTACAATTTCGGTGAAATTGACTGGGATGAGTTTTTCCAGGTCATTTCGGGGAACGGTCCCTGCAACAAGGAGCGCATGGCGGCAAGGACGAAGGCCTGGGACGACGGAGCATGGTTTCGAGATGGGCTGCAAGCCTTTTCCGAGCGCCAGGCCGTCCAGGCGATTGCGGCCGAATAG
- the paaB gene encoding 1,2-phenylacetyl-CoA epoxidase subunit PaaB produces the protein MTEWPLWEIFIRGQHGMSHRHVGSLHAPDAEIAINNARDVYTRRNEGVSIWVMKSSDIVASSPDQKGPLFDPAQSKTYRHPTFFEIPDEIGKM, from the coding sequence ATGACAGAGTGGCCATTGTGGGAAATTTTCATCCGCGGTCAGCATGGCATGAGTCACCGGCACGTCGGTAGCCTCCACGCCCCCGATGCGGAGATAGCAATCAACAATGCGCGCGACGTCTATACGCGCCGCAATGAAGGCGTCAGCATCTGGGTTATGAAGTCGTCGGATATCGTTGCCAGTTCACCGGACCAAAAAGGACCTCTTTTTGATCCTGCGCAGAGCAAGACATACCGCCATCCGACTTTCTTCGAGATCCCCGACGAGATCGGAAAAATGTAA